A window from Bombus fervidus isolate BK054 chromosome 12, iyBomFerv1, whole genome shotgun sequence encodes these proteins:
- the LOC139993034 gene encoding mitochondrial glycine transporter yields MQGYSIDPEHDETKIKEDYPVLKSFLVGSLSGTFSTILFQPLDLVKTRLQSKVNMHLDTPKSGTLGIAIHIIKNENVFGLWKGMTPTITRVVPGVGLYFSTLHWLKHTLHLKDPLTSTEALLLGITARSMSGVLLIPITVVKTRFESDVYKYNSVAEALRLIYKQEGVRGLSRGLIPTLLRDAPYSGIYLTFYTQLKSIFTEADLPYAKSSAPIHFSCGILAGIFASIVTQPADVIKTKMQLYPNEFRDVRNAAFRIYKKYGILGYFKGIVPRMLRRTLVTAMAWTVYEEVTKFIGLK; encoded by the exons tatCCTGTTTTGAAGTCTTTTCTTGTGGGATCACTATCTGGtacattttcaacaattttatttcaaccaCTGGATCTTGTTAAAACCAGACTCCAAAGCAAAGTAAATATGCATCTTGA TACTCCAAAAAGTGGTACTTTAGGCATAGCAATTCATATaatcaaaaatgaaaatgtgtTTGGACTCTGGAAGGGTATGACTCCA aCCATTACTAGAGTTGTACCTGGTGTTGGATTGTATTTTTCAACATTACATTGGTTAAAGCACACATTGCATCTAAAAGATCCACTCACATCTACAGAAGCTTTGTTATTAGGTATTACTGCAAGGTCTATGTCTGGAGTTTTATTAATTCCAATAACAGTAGTAAAAACACGTTTTGAA AGTGatgtttataaatacaatagtGTAGCAGAAGCATTAAGATTAATTTACAAGCAGGAAGGAGTAAGAGGTCTTTCAAGAGGGTTAATACCAACATTATTAAGAGATGCTCCTTATAGTGGCATTTATCTCACGTTTTATACtcaattaaaaagtatttttacgGAAGCag attTGCCCTACGCCAAATCGTCAGCTCCGATTCATTTTAGTTGTGGAATATTAGCAGGAATATTTGCTTCCATTGTAACACAACCTGCTGATGTAATCAAGACAAAAATGCAATTATATCCCAACGAATTTAGAGACGTTCGTAATGCAGCTTTTaggatttataaaaaatatggtaTATTAGGATATTTTAAAGGCATTGTTCCACGAATGTTGAGAAGGACATTAGTGACTGCAATGGCTTGGACCGTATACGAAGAG gttacaaaatttatagggcttaaataa